A part of Carassius carassius chromosome 4, fCarCar2.1, whole genome shotgun sequence genomic DNA contains:
- the LOC132139696 gene encoding uncharacterized protein LOC132139696, which translates to MMTMSAPIWKTLLVCPADPLTLSHPQANQSQSEGRRGEGPEENQHLIGDGLSDWMTEEVDFSSYLPTPHSSPSPNASLPPSPLQHDIQVPSDLEVMTSLLQEELAQLEDYFLSDPLPEKTSKLGKCDKSPSAVGPPSYYQLPYASYSTSNQSESSPLLVTLATGELDLLSFCGGPIGRTKIARHAPYSCSRPNSSVCSRKRVSDGVRVGDSYESSIWSSKGNSSGNSAVATGGSYSCAEDERVVGKGYCLGSAVEIRRSAILPKEEKNCRYTEEAVGTNKSGSSSGYNFSGSDQIPHKKEEIMMYGIREVNLSGIGGSAEMEMMSEVKNGANDVKASIPWKSEANESCFLQSSSQEEAYHSFLGAINDPVKPESIEILRQHNFHCGFLEGQSPDCLSGDRHGPEMGSPCARGVFESIVKADLEVPLIEVNHGERKQKKRDQNKTAAHRYRQRKRAELDTLEDQLHGLEGKNRELRDKAESVEREIQYVKDLLIEVYKARSQRLKQETST; encoded by the exons ATGATGACAATGTCAGCACCCATTTGGAAGACTCTACTCGTCTGCCCGGCAGAccccctcactctctctcacccacAGGCTAACCAGAGCCAATCGGAGGGGCGCAGAGGGGAGGGGCCAGAGGAGAACCAGCACTTAATTG GTGATGGTCTTAGTGACTGGATGACGGAAGAAGTAGATTTCTCCTCTTACCTCCCAACCCCTCACTCCTCTCCCTCCCCCAATGCATCCCTTCCCCCCTCGCCCCTCCAGCATGACATCCAGGTGCCCTCAGATTTGGAGGTCATGACCTCTCTGCTGCAGGAGGAGCTTGCTCAGCTGGAGGATTACTTCCTGTCTGACCCACTCCCAGAAAAAACCTCGAAACTGGGCAAATGCGACAAGAGTCCATCGGCAGTTGGTCCACCCTCGTACTACCAGTTGCCCTACGCATCATATTCTACTTCCAACCAATCCGAATCCAGCCCTCTACTTGTTACCCTCGCAACTGGGGAACTTGACTTGCTGAGCTTTTGTGGGGGTCCCATTGGCCGTACCAAGATTGCTAGACATGCCCCTTACAGTTGCAGCCGCCCCAACAGCAGCGTCTGCAGCCGCAAGAGAGTTTCCGATGGCGTGAGGGTGGGTGACAGCTACGAGAGTAGCATCTGGAGTTCCAAAGGAAATTCCTCAGGTAACTCAGCTGTTGCAACTGGTGGGAGCTACAGCTGTGCTGAAGATGAACGGGTGGTAGGCAAAGGCTACTGCCTAGGCAGTGCAGTGGAGATCAGGAGAAGTGCCATTTTACCCAAAGAGGAGAAGAACTGCCGCTACACGGAAGAGGCCGTCGGCACAAACAAGTCCGGCAGCAGCAGTGGGTACAATTTTAGCGGATCTGATCAAATTCCCCACAAGAAAGAAGAAATTATGATGTACGGCATTAGAGAAGTCAATTTAAGTGGCATAGGAGGAAGTGCAGAGATGGAGATGATGAGTGAAGTCAAGAATGGTGCTAATGATGTGAAGGCCAGCATCCCCTGGAAGTCCGAGGCCAACGAAAGCTGTTTCCTCCAAAGTTCATCCCAAGAAGAGGCCTACCACAGCTTCCTTGGGGCCATCAATGACCCAGTGAAGCCGGAGAGCATTGAGATCCTCCGGCAACATAACTTCCACTGTGGCTTTCTCGAAGGCCAAAGCCCCGACTGCCTGAGCGGTGACCGCCACGGACCTGAAATGGGGTCCCCCTGTGCCAGAGGAGTCTTTGAAAGCATTGTGAAAGCAGACCTAGAAGTGCCACTAATTGAAGTGAACCATGGCGAACGCAAACAGAAGAAGAGAGACCAGAACAAGACTGCAGCTCACAG GTATCGCCAAAGGAAGCGAGCAGAGTTGGACACATTGGAGGATCAGCTACATGGTCTGGAGGGTAAAAACCGTGAGCTACGAGACAAGGCAGAATCGGTGGAGCGGGAGATCCAGTACGTGAAAGACCTCCTGATTGAGGTGTACAAGGCCCGCAGCCAACGCCTCAAACAGGAAACCAGCACCTGA